The nucleotide window TCCACCTTCAAAGTAGTCTGTTACTGAACCAACAGCAGCACCTACTGGGCGTGGTAATGTATCTTCTTCTGCATCAAGAATACGTTCAATTTCTTCTTCTTGTGCATCCGTTAATTTAAAGCCGTCCGGACCGAAAAATTTGATGCCGTTATCTGCGACAGGATTATGAGATGCTGAAATCATGACACCTGCTTCAGCATTCATGACACGTGTAAGATACGCAACACCCGGTGTACTAATTACACCTAAACGCATAACTTCTGCTCCAATTGAAAGAAGACCTGCAACAAGTGCACCTTCAAGCATCTCCCCAGAAATACGTGTATCGCGTCCAATTAATACTTTCGGGCGATCTTTAGCATCCTTCGTCAGCACGTAGCCGCCAATACGGCCTAGTTTAAATGCCAACTCTGGTGTTAGTTCACTATTTGCGACACCGCGAACGCCATCTGTTCCGAAATATTTACCCATTTACTTTCTCTCTCCTTCAACGCTTGAAATACCATACGTTTTTAAATTTACCACCTAAAGTGGATTACTATTTATTGATAGTTAGTTTCCATCTGTATCTTCATTGTTAGAATCATTATCTGCTTCACTATCTTTTTCCTGTTCACGAACCGGCTCACCGCTCACATTTGCGCGTACCGTTAGTTTATCTTGTGATAACTTGGTAGCTCCTGTCGGAAGCTCGATTTTAAATTCGTACGGACCGGATTTTTTTATTTTTGAAACATCGACGTCTACAACAACTTCTTTTAATGAATCCACTACAGATTTCGAACCATATACCGTTATGTCAGATTTTTCCAGGGATATATTGTCAATTGTAAGCCCCTCTACTGGTTCCCCAATTTCATTGATTTTAATCGGGACTTCTTTACTATATTCATTTATTTCTACTTTTACATTGACCTTATCCGGATTAATGCTGACATCGAGCTTATTCAAATCACGGTCGAGTACCTTTACAGTCGCTTCCTGCTCAAATGATTCATTCAAATCTTTCTCGCCTGAAACTGTCGCCTTTACATAACTTATGTTATCAATGACGCTCTTCGCTCCTGTTACTGCTACTTTCGACGGTTCTGCCGTCATCTCGTCCAGTATGAAGTTTTCAGCTAAAAGGCGGTTATTCATTTCCGGCTCTACACGAAACTGTTCTGTAACCTTTTCCTCAATCGTTATATTAATAATTCTAGGCTCAATTGACACATCCAGTTTTTCGGAAAAGTTTTCTTGATGTATTGTAACGCTATGTTCCCCAATTAACAATGAGTTTAAATCGACAAAGAGTTTGAAATCTTTTTCAAGCTTTGTTTTCATTACAATTTGTTTCGGTCCTGAAATTTTCACATCGACCGTTTCAGGGAGCCCTGTAACAAATAGGTTATCAGAATCATAGTACACTTCCAATGGTACATTTGTGATGACATCTGTTTCATTGGATGGACCCGAGTCCGTTTCTCGTTTTTCTTCTGTTTGAATATACAGGAAGAGGGCTACCGCTAAAAACAAAGCGGTTAAACGGAGCATCCATGAGCTATCAAATATTTTATCCATTCTTTTTCCCTCCCCAAGTCCACTTAGATGCTAAGTTAGAATCTTGCTCAGGGCCAAACCACAATTTACGCAGTAATTCTTCAAATTCTGTAATAGTGAGATTACGGTGTAAATTACCGTTAGCTGTTATACTAATCGCACCTGTTTCTTCTGATACAACAACAGTAATTGCATCTGTCACTTCACTTAACCCAAGTGCTGCCCGGTGACGAGTACCAAGTTCTTTGGATATAAATGCACTTTCTGACAAAGGCAAGTAACATGCCGAAGCGGCTATTTGGTTTTTCTGTATAATTACGGCCCCGTCATGTAACGGTGTATTTGGGATGAAAATATTAATCATTAATTCAGAAGAAATGGCGGCATCCATCTTAATGCCCGTTTCTACATATTCATTTAATCCTGTATCTTTTTCAATCGAAATAAGTGCTCCAATTCGGCGTTTTGCCATATAACTTACAGACTTTTTCATCGCTTCGACTAAGCGTGTCTGTTCATCTTCCTGCTGGTTATTCGTTCGCTGGAAAATCTTGCCTCGTCCTATTTGCTCAAGTGCTCGGCGAATTTCCGGCTGGAATATAATAATAATAGCTAAGAAACCCCAGTCAATTACTTCTTGCAGCAACCAGTCGAGGGTGTCCAAACCGAAAACGTAGGTAGCAAATTTCGCTAACACCACAATTAATAACCCTTTCAATAATTGAACGGCTTTCGTTCCTTTAATGAGGGTCAATGCTTTATAAACTACGTACCATACGAGCAGTACGTCCAGTACTTTAAAAATCATATCTACAGCAGCAATGTCTGTAAATTGCTCAATTATTTGCATGTGGCATCCCCCACCTTTACTTGCTATTCCATCTTGATTTTAGTATAGCACAATTCTGTCAGTGATTAACTTTCCAAACAGAAAAAAGTCTACCCGAACGAGTAGACTTTTCCTTTCTATACTAGAACGGCTTTTTTTTAAAAAAAGTTCCGATTTATTTAGAAAATATTATTTCTTATTGTATTTGCGGTAATAATAATTGCACATTATTACTTTTCAAAAACAGCGATTGTTTTATT belongs to Solibacillus sp. FSL W7-1436 and includes:
- a CDS encoding CdaR family protein; amino-acid sequence: MDKIFDSSWMLRLTALFLAVALFLYIQTEEKRETDSGPSNETDVITNVPLEVYYDSDNLFVTGLPETVDVKISGPKQIVMKTKLEKDFKLFVDLNSLLIGEHSVTIHQENFSEKLDVSIEPRIINITIEEKVTEQFRVEPEMNNRLLAENFILDEMTAEPSKVAVTGAKSVIDNISYVKATVSGEKDLNESFEQEATVKVLDRDLNKLDVSINPDKVNVKVEINEYSKEVPIKINEIGEPVEGLTIDNISLEKSDITVYGSKSVVDSLKEVVVDVDVSKIKKSGPYEFKIELPTGATKLSQDKLTVRANVSGEPVREQEKDSEADNDSNNEDTDGN
- the cdaA gene encoding diadenylate cyclase CdaA, with the translated sequence MQIIEQFTDIAAVDMIFKVLDVLLVWYVVYKALTLIKGTKAVQLLKGLLIVVLAKFATYVFGLDTLDWLLQEVIDWGFLAIIIIFQPEIRRALEQIGRGKIFQRTNNQQEDEQTRLVEAMKKSVSYMAKRRIGALISIEKDTGLNEYVETGIKMDAAISSELMINIFIPNTPLHDGAVIIQKNQIAASACYLPLSESAFISKELGTRHRAALGLSEVTDAITVVVSEETGAISITANGNLHRNLTITEFEELLRKLWFGPEQDSNLASKWTWGGKKNG